Proteins encoded in a region of the Methylosinus trichosporium OB3b genome:
- a CDS encoding class I SAM-dependent DNA methyltransferase produces the protein MNAVEIEEAISALAERPFDAEEFAYAFLEAFGNKETTLKRLRKGESNRSDLGGVLQTNNIHIAVCESGEVTRTLAALKASPATARAKARFVLATDGDLFEAEDLTSDDAPISCAYADFPNHFGFFLPLAGITTVKQVRESSFDIRATSRLNRLYVELLKDNPEWGKARRRHDMNHFMARLIFCFFAEDTEIFDSGAAFTSAIETMSAKDSSNTHDVISTLFRAMNTKAEVHAAAGVPRWASRFPYVNGGLFSGSTDVPRFSRIARSYLLHIGSLDWKKINPDIFGSMIQAVADDDERGALGMHYTSVPNILKVLNPLFLDDLREKLEESSDNGRMLLNLRKRMSKIRVFDPACGSGNFLVIAYKEMRAIEAEINRRRDEADRRTEIPLTNFRGIELRDFPAEIARLALIIAEYQCDVLYRGQKEALRDFLPLDAQNWITCGNALRLDWLSICPPTGTGMKHHADDLFHTPLNQAQIDFENEGGETYICGNPPYKGSKWQTSEQKEELASAWAKFPHLAKTTDYVSGWVARYLDYAAKVPDAVAAFVMTNSICQGQQASDIWPVAFRRDIEIRFAHTPFKWSNLASHNAGVTVIIVGLGSLSNRPKRLFDDEGRVRECNVIGPYLVPNMPDAVAKANKPLGPQAIMLFGNMPRDGGHLFLTIQEAAELRRDPATSRYVRRFLGSEELINGKLRYCLWIEDQDVEAAKGQQLIADRLALVADNRRASPAESTRTFAKLAHRFVQIAGTAAKAAIVVPRVSSENREYLPVDLVSADCIIGDRNFALYDAPLWNLALIASRMHWVWIGTVCVRMRTDFSYSNTLGWNAFPVPTLTDRNREHLQRAAEDILLVRERYFPSTIAELYDPNMMPEDLREVHRQNDEVVERIYFGRRMKNDTDRLENLFMMYRKAVGR, from the coding sequence ATGAACGCGGTTGAAATTGAAGAAGCGATTTCGGCGCTGGCGGAGCGTCCCTTCGACGCCGAGGAGTTCGCGTATGCGTTTCTAGAAGCCTTCGGGAACAAGGAGACCACGCTCAAACGGCTGCGCAAGGGCGAGTCGAACAGGTCCGATCTGGGCGGCGTGCTGCAGACGAACAACATCCACATTGCCGTTTGCGAGTCCGGCGAAGTTACGCGGACGCTCGCGGCTTTGAAGGCCAGCCCTGCCACCGCTCGGGCGAAGGCGCGCTTTGTGCTGGCCACGGATGGTGATCTGTTCGAGGCCGAAGACCTCACATCCGACGACGCGCCGATCTCCTGCGCCTATGCGGATTTTCCGAACCACTTTGGCTTCTTCCTGCCGTTGGCCGGGATCACCACGGTCAAGCAGGTCCGTGAAAGCTCGTTCGACATCCGGGCGACGAGTCGTCTGAACAGGCTTTATGTCGAACTGCTGAAGGACAACCCCGAATGGGGCAAAGCGCGGCGTCGGCACGACATGAACCATTTCATGGCGCGGCTGATCTTCTGCTTCTTCGCCGAAGATACCGAGATTTTCGACAGCGGCGCTGCATTCACTTCGGCAATCGAGACGATGAGCGCCAAGGACTCGTCGAACACCCATGACGTGATCAGTACGCTGTTCCGCGCCATGAACACCAAGGCGGAAGTGCATGCCGCCGCTGGCGTTCCGCGCTGGGCCAGTCGATTCCCCTATGTGAATGGCGGGTTGTTTTCCGGTAGCACGGATGTGCCGCGGTTCAGCCGCATCGCCCGGTCCTACCTGCTGCATATCGGCAGCCTCGACTGGAAGAAGATCAACCCCGACATTTTCGGGTCGATGATCCAGGCCGTGGCCGACGACGACGAGCGTGGCGCGCTCGGCATGCACTACACGAGCGTGCCGAACATCCTGAAGGTGCTGAACCCGCTCTTTCTTGACGATCTGCGCGAGAAGCTGGAAGAGTCTAGCGACAATGGGCGGATGTTGCTCAACCTGCGCAAGCGCATGTCGAAGATCCGTGTATTCGATCCGGCCTGCGGTTCGGGCAATTTCCTCGTCATTGCCTACAAGGAAATGCGGGCCATCGAGGCGGAGATCAACCGCCGCCGCGACGAAGCCGACCGGCGCACGGAAATCCCTCTGACGAATTTTCGCGGCATCGAGCTGCGCGACTTTCCTGCCGAAATAGCGCGCCTCGCGCTCATTATCGCCGAATATCAATGCGACGTGCTCTATCGCGGCCAGAAGGAGGCGCTGCGCGATTTTCTGCCGCTCGACGCTCAGAACTGGATCACCTGCGGCAACGCCCTGCGGCTCGACTGGCTCAGCATCTGCCCGCCGACTGGAACGGGGATGAAACACCACGCCGACGACCTATTTCACACACCGCTCAATCAAGCTCAGATCGACTTCGAGAATGAAGGCGGCGAGACATATATTTGCGGAAATCCGCCTTACAAAGGCAGCAAGTGGCAAACGTCTGAACAGAAAGAAGAACTAGCGAGCGCATGGGCTAAGTTCCCGCATCTAGCTAAGACGACTGATTATGTTTCCGGTTGGGTGGCGCGCTATCTCGATTATGCTGCAAAAGTTCCGGACGCGGTCGCCGCATTTGTGATGACGAATAGCATATGCCAAGGCCAACAAGCCTCAGACATTTGGCCAGTCGCATTTCGTCGTGACATCGAGATTCGGTTTGCTCACACACCATTCAAATGGAGCAATCTCGCGAGCCATAATGCTGGCGTCACCGTGATTATCGTCGGCCTGGGATCACTCTCTAATCGGCCCAAACGATTGTTCGATGATGAAGGCCGTGTCCGCGAATGCAATGTAATCGGACCGTATCTGGTGCCAAATATGCCGGACGCGGTTGCGAAAGCAAACAAACCCCTCGGTCCTCAGGCCATTATGCTCTTCGGTAACATGCCACGCGACGGAGGACACCTATTCTTAACAATCCAAGAAGCGGCCGAGCTTCGTCGTGATCCTGCAACATCTCGCTATGTTCGCCGTTTTCTGGGCTCTGAGGAACTAATAAACGGAAAGCTTCGATATTGTCTTTGGATCGAAGACCAGGATGTCGAAGCCGCCAAGGGCCAACAGTTGATAGCGGATCGGCTTGCTCTTGTAGCGGACAATAGGCGTGCATCCCCGGCGGAATCTACACGGACGTTTGCAAAGCTAGCGCACCGTTTCGTTCAGATCGCCGGCACCGCCGCGAAAGCAGCCATAGTGGTGCCGCGGGTTTCCTCTGAGAACCGCGAGTATCTACCGGTCGACCTTGTGAGTGCCGACTGCATCATTGGGGATCGCAACTTCGCTCTTTACGATGCGCCGCTGTGGAACTTGGCGTTGATTGCATCCCGCATGCACTGGGTGTGGATCGGCACAGTGTGCGTTCGAATGCGCACGGATTTCTCCTACTCTAACACGTTGGGTTGGAATGCATTCCCAGTACCTACCCTTACCGATCGGAACAGAGAGCATCTTCAGCGTGCTGCTGAAGACATTCTTCTAGTGCGCGAGCGATATTTCCCAAGCACCATTGCCGAACTCTACGATCCGAACATGATGCCAGAGGACTTGCGTGAGGTACATCGTCAAAACGATGAAGTTGTTGAGCGCATCTATTTCGGGCGCAGAATGAAAAATGACACGGACAGACTTGAAAACCTGTTTATGATGTATCGAAAGGCAGTTGGGCGATGA
- a CDS encoding site-specific integrase, giving the protein MTSSDNFAIDALAGFLPLAARDRLAETLTAAEIDTLTHLAKAGTGPNSLRALASDLGYLEAWARAANGVPLAWPAAEATVLRFIAHHLWDAAEHERNAEHGMPEAVAATLRAEGRLKSDGPHAPATVRRRLALWSSLHRWRGLEGPFASPSVRNALRLAIRAADRPRTRKSASAITRDVLDRLLATCARSRVIDVRDRALLLLAFGSGGRRRSEIARLKVEDLEERDAVAADPDAPKGEKLPVMAIRLRRTKTSSTDAGESVLVVGRPVEALRVWLALAKIDAGAVFRPIDKWGNIGAAAVDPQSVNVMIKSRCAAAGLDPGEFSAHGLRSGYLTEAARAGVPLPEAMQQSRHRSVQQAARYYNEGEIARGRAARLA; this is encoded by the coding sequence ATGACATCCAGTGACAATTTCGCGATCGACGCGCTCGCCGGCTTTCTGCCGCTCGCGGCGCGGGATCGCCTGGCCGAGACGCTGACCGCCGCCGAGATCGACACGCTGACGCATCTCGCTAAAGCCGGCACGGGGCCGAATTCGTTGCGCGCGCTCGCCTCCGATCTCGGCTATCTCGAAGCCTGGGCGCGCGCTGCGAACGGCGTTCCGCTCGCCTGGCCGGCGGCCGAGGCGACGGTGCTGCGCTTCATCGCGCATCATCTCTGGGACGCGGCGGAGCACGAGAGAAACGCCGAACACGGGATGCCAGAAGCGGTCGCCGCGACTCTCCGCGCCGAGGGACGCCTGAAATCCGACGGGCCGCACGCGCCGGCGACGGTGCGGCGCCGCCTCGCATTGTGGTCCAGCCTGCATCGCTGGCGCGGGCTCGAAGGGCCGTTCGCGAGTCCGTCGGTTCGTAATGCCCTGCGCCTCGCCATCCGCGCCGCTGATCGGCCGCGGACGCGCAAAAGCGCTTCAGCGATCACGCGCGATGTTCTCGACCGGCTGCTCGCGACCTGCGCGCGGAGCAGGGTGATCGACGTCCGGGATCGCGCACTGCTGCTGCTCGCCTTTGGATCGGGCGGGCGCCGCCGCTCGGAAATCGCACGGCTCAAAGTCGAGGATCTCGAAGAGCGCGACGCGGTCGCCGCTGATCCCGACGCGCCGAAGGGCGAAAAGCTTCCCGTCATGGCGATTCGATTGCGTCGGACCAAAACGTCCTCGACTGACGCCGGGGAAAGCGTGCTCGTCGTCGGCCGGCCGGTCGAAGCGTTGCGCGTATGGCTGGCCTTGGCGAAAATCGACGCTGGCGCCGTGTTCCGGCCGATCGACAAATGGGGCAACATCGGCGCCGCCGCGGTCGATCCCCAGAGCGTGAACGTGATGATCAAGAGCCGCTGCGCCGCCGCCGGACTCGATCCGGGAGAATTTTCGGCGCATGGGTTGAGGTCCGGTTATCTCACCGAGGCGGCCCGTGCCGGCGTACCGCTCCCCGAGGCCATGCAGCAATCGCGGCATCGCTCCGTGCAGCAGGCGGCGCGATATTACAATGAGGGAGAAATCGCGCGGGGCAGGGCGGCCAGGTTGGCCTGA
- a CDS encoding type II toxin-antitoxin system VapC family toxin: MPFVVDASLAAAWFLPDEDSPAATSLARRLSEKPGAVPNLFFHEMRNLLVLAWRRNRLSEEMLSYQIDRLGRMPLRDAGGGEAKHIVRLALVHGLTAYDAAYLALAIAERLPLATLDKKLATAAQAEKIPVLGPLGGHDIQ; encoded by the coding sequence ATGCCGTTCGTCGTCGACGCCTCGCTCGCCGCCGCCTGGTTCCTGCCCGACGAGGACAGCCCGGCGGCGACCTCCCTCGCACGACGGCTCAGTGAGAAGCCCGGCGCCGTGCCGAACCTGTTTTTCCACGAGATGCGTAATCTTCTCGTCCTTGCCTGGCGGCGCAACAGGCTGTCCGAAGAGATGCTGTCCTATCAAATCGACCGTCTCGGCCGAATGCCGCTGCGTGACGCCGGCGGAGGGGAGGCGAAGCACATCGTCCGGCTCGCGCTCGTCCACGGGCTGACGGCTTATGACGCGGCCTATCTCGCGCTGGCGATCGCCGAACGGCTGCCGCTCGCGACTCTCGACAAAAAGCTGGCGACTGCCGCGCAGGCGGAAAAGATCCCCGTGCTCGGGCCGCTGGGGGGGCATGACATCCAGTGA
- a CDS encoding type II toxin-antitoxin system Phd/YefM family antitoxin translates to MSITVKVAEAKTRLSELLALVEAGEEIVIARGNEPVAKLTALDEKARRAAVIEEILKARDSGEIKPVTREEILAWRHEGHKY, encoded by the coding sequence ATGTCCATCACCGTCAAAGTCGCCGAGGCCAAGACCAGGCTCTCCGAGCTCCTCGCCCTCGTCGAGGCGGGCGAGGAGATCGTCATCGCGCGCGGAAACGAGCCCGTGGCGAAGCTGACCGCGCTCGACGAGAAGGCGCGCCGCGCCGCCGTCATCGAGGAAATCTTGAAAGCGCGCGACAGCGGCGAGATCAAGCCGGTCACCCGTGAGGAAATTCTCGCATGGCGGCACGAAGGGCACAAATACTGA
- a CDS encoding MarR family winged helix-turn-helix transcriptional regulator: MKLMNDRSRHAQLIMDSLRRIVQELRRSTSRCEQITGLTGAQVFVLRQIQSKNGLSLNELAALTFTHQSTMSEVICRLERKGLVLRSKSRDDARRLEIHLSAKGETVLASGYLTAQENLTRAIASLPHETVIHLAEGLDQLIRMADLSDQRPVLFFDDDRSGSPPGERPK; this comes from the coding sequence ATGAAGTTGATGAACGACAGATCACGACACGCTCAGCTGATCATGGATTCTTTGCGCCGCATCGTTCAGGAGCTGCGGCGATCAACGTCGCGCTGTGAGCAAATTACGGGGCTGACCGGCGCACAAGTCTTCGTTTTAAGGCAAATTCAATCAAAAAATGGTTTGTCGCTCAACGAGTTGGCCGCCCTGACGTTCACTCACCAAAGCACCATGTCCGAGGTGATCTGTCGGCTCGAAAGAAAAGGCCTTGTTCTCAGAAGTAAATCCCGGGACGACGCGCGGCGGCTTGAAATCCATTTAAGCGCCAAGGGCGAGACCGTCCTCGCCTCAGGATATCTGACCGCGCAGGAAAACCTCACACGCGCCATCGCGTCCTTGCCTCACGAGACGGTAATTCACTTGGCGGAAGGGTTGGATCAGTTGATCCGCATGGCGGATCTTTCCGATCAGCGTCCGGTCCTGTTTTTTGACGACGACCGAAGCGGCTCGCCTCCAGGAGAGCGCCCCAAATGA
- a CDS encoding MFS transporter → MLLNIVLGLGNVVVLSNVPGYAVVVPSAAGDLQGVTPSFGVWAATDHMMGLALGFALARWLAARFGDYRVLTAAYVFYAAISFACGGSETIPSFVASRILLGLAGGVILPVGQSVLLGEYPESLRTFGVGLWGVLNAMPFMAGIYISGWYTEFLGWRDLLYLNIPVALLISGVVGSLLYGRGWRRRFPRADLVGFLLLAAILYGLQTIFNMGNDFDWFHSPILVVALIIALVALPCFIIWELGERHPVIDMRLFGQRNYAIATICSMAGFFVIMGSLAVFASQLQLILGYSPSLAGGVYLSLLLLSMPSAAIVHELCKRVDIRLICCLNFLGFAVTLTWLGLFDKTASFDQLAWPMTFFGFSFAMFFAPLANLAMHGLQGARLMRAAEEFALLRIVAGGFGIALQGVVLFRRTPYHALDLSDAFGGRRFAELDLMKQLTDKLEPLGFTPAMATSQVGRFLQQEAGLLSLNDVFLLGGVIFVGLSGVVWLARATHPPRLTAAQELKQLTAQELMEQI, encoded by the coding sequence TTGCTGCTCAACATTGTGCTTGGACTGGGCAACGTCGTGGTGCTGTCCAATGTGCCCGGCTATGCGGTCGTTGTGCCCTCCGCGGCGGGCGATCTGCAAGGCGTGACGCCGAGTTTTGGCGTCTGGGCCGCGACGGACCACATGATGGGCTTGGCTCTCGGCTTTGCGCTTGCCAGGTGGCTGGCGGCGAGATTCGGCGACTACCGCGTGCTCACCGCCGCTTATGTTTTCTATGCCGCTATCTCCTTCGCTTGCGGGGGAAGCGAGACGATTCCGTCTTTTGTGGCTTCGCGCATTCTGCTTGGCCTGGCGGGCGGCGTCATTCTCCCGGTCGGACAATCCGTGCTGCTCGGCGAATATCCGGAGAGCCTGAGAACGTTCGGCGTCGGGCTTTGGGGCGTTCTGAACGCCATGCCATTCATGGCGGGCATCTATATCAGCGGCTGGTACACGGAATTTCTCGGTTGGCGCGATCTGCTCTATTTGAACATCCCGGTCGCGCTGTTGATCTCTGGCGTCGTGGGTTCGCTGCTTTATGGCCGCGGCTGGCGTCGGCGCTTCCCGCGCGCCGATCTTGTTGGTTTTTTGCTGCTGGCGGCGATTCTTTATGGATTGCAGACGATTTTCAACATGGGCAACGACTTCGACTGGTTCCACTCGCCTATCCTGGTCGTCGCGCTGATTATCGCCCTGGTGGCGTTGCCCTGCTTCATTATCTGGGAGCTTGGAGAGCGGCATCCAGTGATCGACATGCGGCTGTTCGGCCAGCGCAATTATGCGATCGCCACGATCTGCTCGATGGCGGGGTTTTTCGTCATCATGGGATCCTTGGCGGTTTTCGCCAGCCAGCTGCAATTAATTCTCGGCTATAGTCCCTCTCTGGCTGGCGGCGTCTATCTTTCGTTGCTGCTTTTGTCCATGCCGTCCGCCGCCATCGTGCACGAACTGTGCAAGCGCGTCGACATCCGCTTGATCTGTTGCCTGAATTTCCTTGGTTTCGCGGTGACGCTGACCTGGCTCGGCCTGTTCGACAAAACCGCCTCCTTCGACCAACTCGCATGGCCGATGACCTTTTTCGGCTTCTCGTTCGCCATGTTCTTCGCGCCCTTGGCGAACCTCGCGATGCATGGCCTGCAAGGCGCGCGGCTGATGCGCGCGGCGGAGGAGTTCGCGTTGCTGCGTATCGTCGCCGGCGGCTTCGGCATCGCGCTGCAGGGCGTGGTGCTGTTCCGGCGCACGCCTTATCACGCGCTCGATCTTTCCGACGCGTTCGGCGGCAGGCGCTTCGCCGAACTGGATTTGATGAAGCAACTCACCGACAAGCTCGAACCGCTGGGCTTCACGCCCGCCATGGCGACCAGTCAGGTCGGGCGCTTCTTGCAGCAGGAGGCGGGGCTGCTGTCGCTCAACGACGTCTTTTTGCTCGGCGGCGTGATATTCGTCGGGCTTTCCGGCGTCGTCTGGCTCGCCCGCGCCACCCATCCGCCGCGCCTGACCGCGGCGCAAGAGCTGAAGCAACTGACGGCCCAAGAGCTGATGGAACAAATATGA
- a CDS encoding efflux transporter outer membrane subunit, which translates to MRRRRLSVAPAAGLVLLLGGCAEISPNGERAPFLEPPAMSRTLARSGAPIAAPTEAVWPSGEWWRRFRSPELDHIVETALAENQNLKKAMEALRDAEAFSEVEGARLLPFLNADMGMRQSRIPNHGVVASYNPALAGLEKTMAYINPLSLHYEFDFWGKNRAILNAALGEAAAQAAETAEAQLLLTTAISRVYFRIRALARQAATASEMVKLRQDLLALAQTRFRTGIDTADGVTEASAELEVAVKREAGVTAQLDFQQNLLARLMGHGPDAGRGIVGAKTMSPPAAPAVPRQLPVELLAHRPDVAAAMHRAEAAAERIHAAKAEFMPSVDLTIVGGLEASRTSTKIDDLGKFLFRTSAIGYAVNPNIHLPLFQGGSLRGQLEGRRSEYDEAVDDYNETLLRAAQQVADSLASLKETRSETEAQRRLNAAARAELELARSRWSSGLKDKRELLAQANAVLEQVYVLDALDADYLSSHVDLVQALGGGYLEGPEAFAPRPEPEQDRLTPLVDAIEALGGG; encoded by the coding sequence ATGAGACGCCGGCGTTTGTCCGTCGCGCCCGCGGCCGGGCTCGTTTTGCTGCTCGGCGGCTGCGCGGAAATATCGCCGAACGGCGAGCGCGCGCCATTTCTGGAGCCTCCGGCCATGAGCCGCACGCTGGCGCGATCCGGCGCGCCGATCGCCGCGCCAACCGAGGCGGTCTGGCCCAGCGGCGAATGGTGGCGGCGCTTTCGCAGTCCCGAACTCGACCACATCGTCGAGACGGCGCTGGCTGAAAATCAAAACCTGAAAAAAGCCATGGAAGCGTTGCGCGACGCCGAGGCTTTCTCGGAGGTCGAAGGGGCGCGGCTGCTGCCCTTCCTCAACGCGGACATGGGCATGCGCCAATCGCGCATTCCCAATCATGGCGTCGTCGCCTCCTATAATCCCGCCCTGGCCGGCCTCGAAAAGACCATGGCCTACATCAACCCGCTGTCGCTTCACTATGAATTCGACTTCTGGGGCAAGAACCGGGCGATCCTCAACGCCGCGCTTGGCGAGGCCGCGGCGCAAGCGGCGGAGACGGCGGAGGCGCAACTGCTGCTGACCACCGCCATCTCGCGCGTCTATTTTCGCATCCGCGCGCTGGCCCGGCAGGCGGCGACCGCGAGCGAGATGGTCAAACTGCGCCAAGACCTGCTCGCGCTCGCGCAAACGCGGTTCAGAACCGGGATCGACACCGCCGACGGCGTGACCGAAGCGAGCGCCGAACTGGAGGTCGCCGTCAAACGCGAAGCCGGCGTCACGGCGCAACTCGACTTCCAGCAGAATTTGCTCGCGCGGCTGATGGGCCATGGACCGGACGCCGGACGCGGCATTGTCGGCGCGAAGACGATGAGCCCGCCGGCGGCTCCCGCCGTGCCGCGACAACTTCCGGTGGAGCTTCTCGCCCACCGGCCGGACGTCGCCGCCGCCATGCATCGCGCCGAGGCGGCGGCGGAGCGGATTCACGCCGCCAAGGCGGAGTTCATGCCGTCCGTCGATCTGACGATTGTCGGAGGACTGGAGGCCTCGAGGACGTCGACGAAGATCGACGATCTCGGCAAGTTCCTGTTCCGAACCTCGGCGATCGGCTACGCCGTCAATCCCAACATCCATCTGCCGCTGTTCCAGGGCGGCAGCTTGCGCGGCCAGTTGGAGGGCCGCCGCTCGGAATATGACGAGGCGGTCGACGACTACAATGAAACGCTGCTCAGGGCGGCGCAGCAGGTCGCCGACAGCCTCGCCAGCCTGAAGGAGACGCGCTCCGAGACGGAGGCGCAGCGCCGCTTGAACGCCGCCGCGCGCGCCGAACTCGAACTCGCGCGCTCGCGCTGGAGCAGCGGCCTGAAGGACAAGCGCGAACTGCTCGCGCAGGCGAACGCCGTGCTCGAACAGGTTTACGTGCTCGACGCGCTCGACGCCGACTACCTGTCGTCGCATGTGGATCTGGTCCAGGCGCTGGGCGGCGGCTATCTGGAGGGTCCAGAAGCGTTCGCGCCGCGGCCGGAGCCGGAACAGGATCGGCTGACGCCGCTCGTCGACGCGATCGAGGCGCTCGGCGGCGGATAG
- a CDS encoding HlyD family secretion protein, translating into MPLDRKTLRSRRLILLSLVALAALAAGLYFLIRWRTHDRFWVTTDNAFVVGNIIPVQADATGVVADVLVEESNKVKAGDLLVRLDEQRAKAALDQSAADLARAVRAVGGQFAARRQACQKIASQIALRDRTRHDVMRYRQALPSGSVSQQVLQNAVDQLASLEAEMHESRADYQAFESRLGGLTLTNHPDIEAAKARYAENYIEFARQRIKAPVSGYIAKRKAQIGDRARPGDLLMQIVPLDFLWIEANLWENSMERVRPGQPVTITVDLYGASAPFHGRVEGIVPGSGSVFALLAPDNATGNFIHIVQRVPVYISLRPDELEKRPLRPGLSSVISIDAHNVDQSPNASITRMDPKADKTEIFANEIADANMRAQKIVSENLVEAPNAAITACPIGE; encoded by the coding sequence ATGCCCCTTGATCGCAAGACGCTCCGTTCCCGCCGCCTGATTTTGCTGTCGCTCGTCGCGCTGGCGGCGCTGGCGGCGGGTTTGTATTTCCTGATCAGATGGCGGACCCATGATCGATTTTGGGTCACCACCGACAATGCTTTCGTCGTCGGCAACATCATTCCGGTGCAAGCCGATGCGACGGGCGTCGTCGCGGATGTTCTGGTCGAGGAAAGCAACAAGGTGAAAGCCGGCGATCTGCTCGTGCGGCTCGACGAACAGCGCGCCAAGGCGGCGCTCGATCAATCCGCGGCCGACCTGGCGCGCGCCGTGCGCGCGGTCGGCGGGCAATTCGCCGCGCGGCGCCAAGCCTGCCAGAAGATCGCCTCGCAGATCGCGCTGCGCGATAGGACGCGCCACGACGTCATGCGCTATCGCCAGGCGTTGCCGAGCGGCTCGGTGTCGCAACAGGTCCTGCAGAACGCCGTGGACCAACTCGCCTCGCTCGAAGCCGAGATGCACGAAAGCCGGGCGGACTATCAGGCGTTTGAATCGCGGCTCGGCGGGCTCACCTTGACCAACCATCCCGACATCGAGGCGGCCAAGGCCAGATACGCCGAGAATTACATCGAATTCGCGCGCCAGCGCATCAAGGCGCCGGTTTCCGGCTATATAGCCAAGCGCAAGGCGCAGATCGGCGACCGCGCGCGGCCCGGCGATCTGCTCATGCAGATCGTTCCGCTCGATTTCCTCTGGATCGAGGCGAATCTATGGGAAAACAGCATGGAGCGCGTGCGGCCGGGACAGCCGGTGACGATTACGGTCGATCTTTACGGCGCCAGCGCTCCCTTTCACGGCCGGGTCGAGGGCATCGTCCCGGGCTCGGGCAGCGTCTTCGCCTTGCTCGCCCCCGACAATGCGACCGGCAACTTCATCCATATCGTCCAGCGCGTTCCGGTGTATATCTCGCTACGTCCCGACGAACTCGAAAAGCGGCCGTTGCGGCCGGGGCTTTCCTCCGTCATCTCCATCGACGCGCATAATGTCGATCAATCGCCCAACGCCTCGATCACCCGCATGGATCCAAAGGCCGACAAAACCGAAATTTTCGCCAATGAAATCGCCGACGCCAATATGCGCGCCCAAAAAATCGTCAGCGAAAATCTCGTCGAAGCCCCCAACGCCGCCATCACCGCATGTCCCATCGGCGAGTAA
- a CDS encoding NnrS family protein, with product MAPIPRYRPQSGPAVLSAGFRPFFLLAAVWACLVVPASIASFAGWIQPPTAFPLNVWHAHEMAFGYGGAVVAGFLLTAIPNWTGRMPLQGVPLALLVLLWLCGRIAVLLSGRIGVGVAAAVDLSFPALFLIVIAREIIAGHNWRNLPMLGALMLLLLGNVLTHFDALGIATTFDIGNRLGVATLLMLVSLIGGRIVPSFTRNWLVKQDPKAATPASFDLVDRIALAATAVALSAWVMTPEARWTPWLELAAGVALAARFARWRGEKTLREPLLWVLHLGYGWLSLGLLLLGFNSLVSILQQTTALHALTVGAIGTMTLAVMTRASLGHTGRALIAGPRTTTIYALITLAAVLRLLAPLFGAHYLMALSFAGAAWSGAFGLFALFYFGPLTGPRSSDEVSPPI from the coding sequence ATGGCCCCGATTCCCCGCTATCGCCCACAGAGTGGCCCCGCCGTGCTGTCCGCGGGATTTCGTCCGTTCTTTTTGCTTGCGGCGGTTTGGGCCTGCTTGGTCGTTCCGGCGTCCATCGCCTCTTTTGCGGGCTGGATTCAGCCGCCCACGGCGTTTCCCCTGAATGTCTGGCATGCGCATGAAATGGCGTTCGGCTATGGCGGGGCGGTCGTCGCTGGCTTCCTGCTGACGGCGATACCCAATTGGACGGGGCGAATGCCATTGCAAGGCGTGCCGCTCGCCTTGCTCGTGCTGCTGTGGCTGTGTGGACGGATCGCCGTTCTGTTGTCCGGGAGGATCGGCGTCGGCGTCGCCGCCGCTGTCGATCTCTCGTTTCCCGCTCTGTTCTTGATAGTCATCGCCCGGGAAATCATCGCCGGCCATAACTGGCGCAATCTTCCAATGCTCGGCGCGCTGATGTTGTTGCTGCTCGGCAACGTCCTCACGCATTTCGATGCACTTGGAATCGCTACAACCTTTGACATCGGCAATCGGCTCGGCGTCGCCACCCTGCTGATGCTCGTCAGCCTCATAGGCGGACGCATCGTTCCAAGTTTCACACGCAACTGGCTGGTCAAGCAGGATCCCAAGGCCGCGACGCCCGCGTCCTTCGATCTCGTCGATCGGATCGCGCTCGCGGCGACGGCTGTCGCTTTGTCAGCCTGGGTGATGACGCCCGAGGCGAGGTGGACGCCCTGGCTCGAACTTGCCGCGGGTGTCGCGCTCGCCGCGCGGTTTGCGCGCTGGCGCGGCGAGAAAACCTTGCGCGAGCCGCTTCTATGGGTTTTGCATCTTGGCTATGGATGGCTGTCGCTCGGACTCCTGCTGCTGGGCTTCAACAGCCTCGTATCGATACTGCAGCAGACGACCGCCTTGCATGCGCTTACCGTCGGGGCCATTGGGACGATGACGCTCGCGGTGATGACGCGGGCTTCACTCGGCCATACCGGACGCGCGCTCATCGCCGGTCCCCGCACGACGACGATCTACGCGCTGATCACGCTCGCCGCCGTCTTGCGACTTCTCGCGCCGCTCTTCGGTGCGCATTATCTGATGGCGCTGTCGTTCGCCGGCGCGGCATGGAGCGGAGCTTTCGGTCTTTTCGCGCTGTTCTATTTTGGGCCGTTGACCGGGCCACGCTCCAGCGACGAGGTCTCGCCGCCCATTTGA